aaaattgactgaaacaattatttCTTCATCAAAAAAGATTAATAATCAATTAACTGaatcgtttcagctctaatCACATGTATCTTAACAATCTGTATTCATCTCTTCATCTACAGATTGATAGGGTTAGTTTCCTGTTTTCCGAAGAAGAGAATCTATTTATGGAGGAAACTCCAGCATATGATGTAAACAGAACACTCCTTAGACCCAGTGTTCTTCATTTTAACTGatggagaaaggaaaagagtTTGCCAGCCTGACCTCCAACACCACAGCCTGACGTCTCTGTAGATCCTCTACATATTGTTTGTTAGGAGCTGTTGACCGCTGCAGGCTGGCATTTCTCAACAGGGAGCTTTGTTTAAACCACGTTTGAAGCAGATATAATGTAGGAAGAAGTTTTGCACCACTAATGTCTGGTTCTCTTTACTGTCACAATTTTCCTTTCTTGTTTGCTGATTCTTGGGAAAAACACTAAAGTTCTGGAAGGATGTAAGTCTGCAGAGGTTGTGCTAGCAGTTTGTTGTTGTGCATTCAAggttatatttgatattttattggatttttgtgtcatatttttatgttaaaagGTGCTGAGTGTGATTTGAAGTGGACTTTATATTGCATGCATTGATCTCttggtttgttgtttgctgtttttgttcctgtgtgttgctgcagtggTAGAGCATTTTTCCATAGAGCGTTTTTGCAAACAGCATGAGTTCTTatatcatttgttttctcacagtCCATTAGTTATCTGCCCTGCGCTGGCAGGAATACATTAGGCATCGGATCATTACAATAAAGTGAAATGTACCTGAGCGTctgcatgcttttttttttgcacatgttACGAGAGCTTTTTGTGTCTGTCAGCAATCAGCCGTCTGATTTGATTTAGTGTGTTGAGTCTGCATGTAATTGGTAATGGCTGCTTGTGTGGTCAATACAGCAAccgaaaaaaaaaagcttagtTATGCAGTAAAGGTCATGATTGAATATCGCCCTCTCTCTGATCGCTTTTAGTGCCACAGCCGCCGACCATAACTCACCAATCCCCCAAGGATTACATCATCGACCCACGAGAGAATATTATAATCCACTGCGAGGCGAAGGGGAAGCCTCACCCCAGGTAGGAATATGTCAAGTGTGATTTTGCATTCATGGTGCTGTTACTAAGAAACATACTCCAGGTTTAGATTAAGCCACCACCTGTCCAATTTCAGATTAAAGCTTCAGTTTATGACAAATCTCCAGAAAATATAGTTTAAAAGTTTTTGTTATTCAGACTTTGTAAGTAAAGTTGGCATTTTACTCCTGCACATGCTGCTCTCACCAGATGCCAAGCTAATGCTTTTTGaatcttttgtctttattcCCTTTATACATCTCAGTGTAACGCCTAATTAATTTGCCTCAacactgcatgcacacacacacttgcacttCTACTACATCTCCTAGCCCTTAACCTTCACTTTACTTTACCCTAATATAACCTTAAGCCCAAAGCCAAGTCTTATGTAACCCTCAAATATCCTTTTGAGGAAGTGCAGACTGGCAATCAGCAAAGATTGTGCACAACCAAATTTGGAATGGGGAATCATATTTGATTGGAATTGGTTcacaacttttattttattacacatTGAAATATGTGACATCACCTTTCTGCAACCGAACCTGGCTCACTTCAAACCAAAGATACAGAAATATCTACTCATTGTAAGAagctgattgagaaaataagTTTTCATGGCCTTTAAATCTTATCAGTTCTTCCAGTTATTATGTTACACAGACGTTCCTGGAATGAGAATGATAGCTCCTGCACGCAGTGTGGTGGCTGCACGCTTCACATGATTATCAGAGGATATGAACTGTTCTGTTTTGACACTGGTCTGGTTTTTGTTCCTCAGTTTCTCCTGGACTAGAAACGGGACCCACTTTGACATCGATGAGGACCCCAACGTGACCATGAAGCCCCACTCCGGGACCCTGGTGGTGGACATCAGCAGAGCGAAGGCTGAACATTACGAGTGCGTGTACCAGTGTACGGCGAGGAACAAACATGGAACTGCTGTTTCCAGCAACATAGTCGTTCGACAGTCCAGTAAGTGCGGTGCAGTCTATCATTtctaacatttcattttcttctatTTTCTTAATGTCATCTTTCTCACatcattctttttttcctctttgaaCAATTAGTAGCATTTTCCATCTTAAGAGCTCTCCTGGAAGGTAAAGGTCGCATGAAGGAAGCAGCATGTTTTACTTTGCAGTAGATAGAGCGAACAGTCCTTTGTATTTCTCCTTCTGCGTATTGTTATTCAGTCAGCCATTATCCCACTCATCTTGCCTCGTCACCTCTCGTCACCCCCATATTTCATATCTAATTATGCAACTCCACATCCACTGATGTGTGTTTCCCTCTTCAGGGTCCCCCTTGTGGTCAAAGGAGAAAATCAAGCCAATCGTCGTTCAGGAGGGTGTGTCCTTGGTGCTGCCGTGTCGACCCCCTGTCGGCCTGCCTCCTCCTATCATATTCTGGATGGACAATTGTAAGATAATGTTTAAGCTGCGTACATAAACACATTATGACACACTGTTGTTTACAATATGTGTCCTGTCTCAAAATGATGCGTCTGCTCTAAAGAAGTCCTCGTCAGTGTTCCGTACAGTTAACTTCCTGAGCTTCGcttttgttttcaaacattAATATATCCCAACTGCAACCATCAGGTGTCCTGTTTGTGGCAGAGAACTAGGGGCTTATAGGAAATGTGGTCTTAATGTTGcgaaatacaaacacaatgcCTCCACAAATAGTTTGAGGCTACTAACAGTTTCAGCCTGTTgattttaaagggtcagttcacccaaatgaCAGGAAAGCATATTCTCTCTTACTCCTAATGAGATAATTTAGGTAATTTACATAATCTAACCACAAGGGACACTTAGTAGCTGTTGTCAAGTTTTTTATGATATCACACAATCTTTCTAAGTGCATGGAGTTTTCCACAccaaatgtcagtgttttatgaGCACTTTAAGGACTTTAAGGACCACAAGGTCTGTTAAGTAGCGGCTGTGACAATCTACAAGGCTTAACATCTGGGTTTATTTAAatgatattatcatatgtgtattaatAACTACAAATatcattatttcatgttttagtATGTAATTTAATCATATCTAATGCCGGTATATCACAACATCCCTATAAGAGGTTATTGGACTTTAATTGTTGGTTCTCAGAAAACATTGACAGCAACATCTGTTTCAAGAAACAGTGTCCCAGTGACTTTGGATCATCCACCAAACACTACTTCTTTAGTAATAATCTGTCATCTAAATGTTTGTAATCAGCATCAATCAACTCTTTAAAGAAAGCAGCTAATAATGTAGCAGCATTAATAACaggagcattttttttaaattgctgtaCGCCtcaaatatttacttttctgttcatttcagACTTCCAGAAGCTGCCTCAGAGCAGCAGGGTGTCCCAGTCCCTCAACGGAGACCTTTACTTCGCTAACGTCCTCCGAGAGGATTCAAGGAACGACTACATCTGCTACGCCCGCTTCCCATACACACAAACCATCCAGCAGAAACAACCAATCACTGTTAAGGTCCTAAACAGTaagtctgactgtgtgtctgtgagaagaTAAAGGATACACACTGAAGGTGTAATGAGCGAGCAAGCAAGCATAACTGAGATGACTAGAGTTTGAGGCAGCTCATTTACAGTCGTGTGTGTGCTGGCATGATTGCGTAGGAGGGAAACAGCATTTCCTATCTGTGATTTCATCCTCAGAGACGCCAGCGGTCGTCATCCCACTGAAAAGACATATTGTCAGAGCTCTCATGGCTCCCCGCTTACTATCTGCCAGGCAGGCGTTCATTATATTACTTCTGTGAGACGTTCTGTATACGCACACTCCACCTACAACAAAGACTGCTCTCATTCAGTCGAGCATTGCAGCTGACGTGAAGACAGCCTGTTCCCGAAAGGAAAGATTACAGTCATTTGagtttttagtcatttaaagtcatttttttttattctgaacgCCCTCATGTTAAGTTAACACatgtgttattgtttgtttattttttcctccatgTCTGATGATATCAACTTGTGGCGtgtttgatttttctgttgtgttacaGTGGATGCAATCAATGACACAATGGCAGCTTTTTACAATGACACTGATTTGTTTAGTGGTGAGTTGTGGCACCCCCTAGTGTTTACCCCCCTCCGACCTAGAGCTCCAAACTCGAGCACCTTACCCACTAACACTAACCCTTCAACCCGTCAACCCAACGCTCTTTACAGTCTCACTGATTTATTTAGGGGTGACATCTGGCACCCTCTAGTGTTTACCCCCCGACATAGCGCATTAAACTATCTAGCTGTCACCCACTAACACTAACCCCTGAATCCAAGAATCCAAGTTagttctctgtccctctgtcacTCCTGCTCTATCCAATTGAACCCCTTCTGATAACTACTCACTTCCTGTAATGATCTGCTTAAACTGGCACTGCATGACGATTCCAACATCAACTGAACTGATTGAGTCTCTTAACATTTATACAGTCTTGAGCTTtggaaacaacattttgatttaagataaaaaatgtaaacagattAACTATAAATTAATTTGATACTAAAACAAATCTTTAAAGTATACATATGTTTAAATTCTCCTTTCTGTTTGCCTTTCCTTCTGCCTAAAATCCAGCTGCAATCTTCATTTTCATAATCACTCGTCCCCTGCTGCCCTGCCTAATTTTAGAGCGCACCTACTTAATCATTTTCTTCTCACTTCATTTCTCATTGCTCAGAAGATCTTTAaatttgtctctttgtctgaaCAATACCACACATTGGCTAACGCGACACATTCAAGCACATGCCAGGGTGTTAAGTTATCATCATCGGCATCATCATAAACATGTAGTCTCATTGTTTTATTATCAGTTTGGTTTGTAGCAGAATGCAAGTCTTCATGTCTCTTATTCTCGATTCTACATTAGGTTCATTTTAGTCTTTATTATAAGGCCAGAGGGCAATTAATTGACAATAAACACCCGCAGAAAGCAGTGCAATAAAACACGACATGGCTATAAAATTTACAACCAACCATAAAATATGAGAGATAAAGTGGCCGAGTGCCTGAGGAGAGGTTTCATGATACCAAAGCAAAGAAAGGATCATGAATGTAAAGGGCCTTTGTCTTGTTGTGGACCCAGTTGGTAACAGTTTTCTTTGTGTGGCTGCAGAAGAGCCAGCAGATGAGAGGAAGCCAACCTTCCTCGTCCCATCTGGCCCCTCCAGTTCCAAGACAGTGTTGAGAGGACAGGTGCTGGAGATGGAGTGTATCGCCGAAGGACTGTAAGTGAAAGAATCTGCCATTACTGCAGTTCTTAAAGCCTCAAGTGCCCACCTGCTCGAGTGCCATCATCACTCTTTGTCTCtaccctccctccttctctttgaATCCAGGCCCACCCCTGAAATCTCCTGGTCCAAAGTGAGCGGCGTCCTACCAGCCAAGCGCACATCTTTCCTCCACTACCAGAGAACCCTTCGCATTGTGAACGTGTCTGAGTCAGACGCTGGAGATTACCGCTGCACCGGCCGGAATCCACTCGGCTCGGTGCACCACACCATCCATGTTACGGTCAAAGGTGCGTCTGTGATGAACTGCACAGCATCCCATCAGGCCGTTCGCTCACCATGTGGCGACAGAGTCACTCCTTCTGCCTGTCTCTTCATTCTCCCTCCATCTCATAATTGATTTATGCACAGATGCCAACAGGGCAGTGTGTTCGGTGATTAATTCTCCAGCCTTCTGCTGTGCTCTCTTCTATTTTCAGCTGCTCCATATTGGATCAGTGGCACTCCCAGGAACCTTGTTCTAGCACCGGGAGAGAATGGAGTGCTGACCTGCAGGGCCAGCGGCACGCCCAAGCCCTCCATCACCTGGGCCATGAATGGCATCCCCATTGAGAGTGAGTGCAGCCCGCTCCTTTGACTCAAACTCTCTTAGAGAAGACATTTTCATTCTGGAGATTGGGCAttgtttgaattttttatttgaGACTACTGCACAGCATTTCTACCCTATATTTGATATTATGATACCTGAGTTTGACACAGATGCCAAAACAATACTTTTTCCATACCTTACATTGAGAAatataaagatgttttttcttgaagacccacaaaataaacaaaacttcTCAGTTACATCAGTGTTTCATGTtgtcttaaaggaatagtccaacattttcagaaaatacGGCAGAAAAATATTAGGTAACCAGCAGAGAGACTCCAGGAAGCAGACATGTGAAGTCAATTAGTCCAAGTCTCAAGTAAGTCCCAAGTTATTTTTCTTGGGCAAATCAAGTTGAGTCCTTAGTCAAGAAGTTTATAAAgctttcttaatttcttctcaataataaaaaatattccctccccatcacttttaaaaagtgaaatactgacagcgAGACTAAAAATTGAACTGACATACTAACATAATGTGAAGACAAGTCCACATCTTTGCCAGGAAGTAACTATACCGAGTCAAGACCCCCATAAAACCACAAACTTGTTGATTTTACACTTTACTTTTTGTACAAGTTCAGAAAGCAAAATACAACGGGTTAATAAATGAGCTTCACAGATGCTGGAaggctgatttttttatgttttaacagagccaggctagctttcACTCCCTGATTTCACtctttatgttaagctaagctaaccagctactggctatagcttcatatttagcatacaaACATGAGAGAGAAATCAAATCGTTCTCCCTTAACGAGGCAAAAAATTGAATGGGCacttttcccaaaatgttgaactattcgCAGCCATAAAATAACTCAGTAGTTTTCAATAATTGATGCTACAGAGACATTTTGGTTGCCGCTCAAAAAGTATTAAGGTTTGATATCCAGCCTTACACATGGGATGCATAAATGAAAGCCCAAGTTATCTGTTTGGCAACCAAGAGCCCAAAAAGCTCCTTTCAGCATGTTTGAAGCCTCTTGACAAGATTCATCCAGAATTCAAAGAGCCAGAGTTACAACTGTAACCCTGGTATCCATGAACAGATTCCCCTAAGGATCCCAGCAGAAAGGTGGAGGACGACACCATCATCTTCACTGAAGTGCAGACTGGATCCAGTGCCGTCTACCAGTGTAATGTCTCCAATGACTACGGTTATCTCCTCTCCAACGCCTTCGTCAATGTGCTCTGTGAGTTCATTACACAAGATCCATTTGCATTAGAATGCTGTTTTCCATGCACATTGATTTCTGGAGAGTAATAACATGGAAATAATTACTGCTGCGTCACTACAGCCGAGATGCCCAGAGTGCTGACACCAGCCAACAAAGTCTACCAGGTCATCAAAAATCACCGGGCTCTGATGGACTGCGCTTCCTTTGGGTCACCCATCCCTAAAATTGAATGGTGAGTTAATGAACTTCCAACAGAggaatgtgttttatgtgtgtcttTAAAAGCTCAAAgcgtctgcctctctgtctcaggTTCAAAGGCAGTCGGTCCAGCACCTTGGCTGGAGACCCGTACATTTTTCATGACAATGGGACTTTAGAGATTCAGATAGCTCAAGCCAACAACAGTGGAAAATACACCTGTGTGGCCAGGAACATCCTCGGTATCTCTGAGAATCACATCTACCTGGAGGTCAAAGGTGAGAGAGTTTCTGTAACGAAGATCCTTGTCATGTAAAACAGGGAGTGAATAAAACTAGCTAATAACTCACATAGTGCTGTTGATGCTGAAAGATTTTGGtagttaaagtaaaaatatcaaacatttctgTTTACATTGACTAAGTTAACCAAACCTGCCCAAAAAGGGTCATCTCACAGTGATCTTTTGTGTGAATACTATTTACAATAAATTGTTTTGATTCTTTAATTTTTGTCCCATTTAAACTGAATCGAACCTCTTGGTCCCTCTCCCATCAGAGCCCACCCGGATCCTGAAGCAGCCGGAGTACAAAGTGGTCCAGAGGGGCAGGTCTGTGGTGTTTGAGTGCAAGGTGAAACACGACCCGTCACTCATCCCCACCATGACCTGGCTCAAAGACGACGGAGAGCTGCCTGATGATGAGAGGTCAGAGCTTTTGACTTCTTCCCTGTGTTCAGTGTCTTTTATGGTAGTTTTAATGGGATCTAGCCTGTATCTAATTAGCAGTCTTACCttaaaaggtgcattatgtaacttttttggCATCAATTTTGGTTCATAGATATTgatggatgtgtttttcttaacCCACCACAACTCAGAACGTAAGCCTGTTTTGCAATAAgatttacaaatacaaatgcaaaCATCTGGCAAAGTACAACTAAAACCTATGTCAGCTCTTGCAAACTGCTATTCTTTGTATCAAGAGTTTggtctttgttgttttgcttttttatagAAGTTTTCTCATTTAGTGCTGAACCATCTGTTACATGCTTTGTTTCCAGATTAATCGTGGACTCTGACAGCCTCACCATCACTGATGTGACAGAGAACGATGCAGGCGTGTACACCTGCATCATGAACACCACTCTGGACCACGACTCAGCCAGCGCTGAGCTCACTGTAGTCGGTAAGTTCAGCTTTGCAGGAGCTCAATTTCACTGACTcataaaacaaactcacaaatTATTAAAGGTCTTCCCAGAAAAGTGAATCCGTCCAGTAACATACAAAGCAGATTGCCTCTCAGCCCTTCAAGGTTAATTGCCGGAGAGTTTACTTAGAAGCGGATTTAGTCAGCtgtcatgaatatttgattgtTACCGTCTTAGCGAGCCAGATAatcttcttgttttcttctggCCGACTGACCACTAAACTCACGTTTTCACTCCTGCCCTCCTACCTGGCAGAGGCCACGCCGACACCAGCTGTTGTCTCCGGTAAACCTGCAGCACACATGAGCACCCAGATGTGCTCTGCTGACATGGCCTTGTGTTGTTTGTTGGATGTTTCTGTTTAGTGAAGCATGTTGTGGCctgaagatttatttttgaCCATCATAGAGCATTTtctattctttatttttcatttgttttgtctttaaggTGTTTTTTCattagattttcttttaaataaattgtatgtgttcatgtttttgctCAAACCCTTGAAGTCCGTATGCATTAAATCACTGATGCCAGCCTTAAACCACGCACACTTGAATGCAAAGATAATTTGTAAACAAACACGTCCTCGTTGCACCACTTGGGATCTTTTCAAATGCTCAATTTCCTCATCACTCATTTATTCCAAGCATGCGTTCCTCTTTATCGTTACAATTCCTAAACATTAGCCTCTCTGGTGAGCCTGAGACTCTATTTCATGCAGAGCGATTATGGATGATGCTCAGTTGAGCGCCACTTGTTTCATATGCATGATGCGGTCTGCATGTGCATCACAGAGCAAATAACATCCTCAAattgaaaatgtgaagaaatagagTAATTTAAAGGTGTGCTTGGttaaaccaacatttttttagcttttattgTGATTCTAGTGTCACGAAACAACATGATGTAACCGCAtatcctcttttgtttttgcttcatcTTCTCGTGGCATGAACCTTTCATAttatgtaactgtaactgtgtgCTGATGTTCCTGCCTGTGCTGTTTCTCCACCAGAGCAACCTGATCCCCCGACTGACCTCGAGCTGACAGATCAGAAAAAGAGGAGTGTTCAGCTCACTTGGACTCCTGGGGATGAACATAACAGCCCTATTCAGAGTAGgtcttaagtgtgtgtgtgtgtgcgttcagtGTCCCTTGATTTTGGTTTGAATTGGCAAAGAATCTCTCTCTCCTGACTCTCCAAACACGATGAAGGTACAAAACTAAATCTCTGGAGTGTCCTTTTGATTAATTATGTCGTTGGCATTTAGCAAACTCCCCTAAGCAGCATGTGGGGATATGTGAACAAAATCAGAATGATCTACAATAATTGAGTCTCCATAATTACAATCATCCAATCATATAGTCTGCAAGAGTccatgaaaaaagagaaaaatctccAAATTTGTCTTCTCAGAGGCGGAGTCCTTCCTGCAGTGGcccttaaaaaaatgtttcttcctATTTCACAAGTTGAAGAAAAAGATTCAGGACTTTTTTTATGCACACAAAATAATTACTTCTCTCAGATTCTGAGCACACATTTGTTAAAATCCCTGAGCAATTTTCCTTTGCAAAGATAATCCAAACACCTGATAGGTATGGCATATCAAGATACGGATTAAACAACATAATAATAGTAATCATCACACGGGTGTGTGTCACGATGCACATCTCCTTCACATcgagttgatcaggttgttgattgtggtcTGGATATTGGCAAGAAGTTGATCCAGAGTGTGCAAAACATGCTCAATGTGAGACATCTCTGAGTGGGATGGAAgtgggatgttttcagcttccgGGAGTTGTGTACAGATCCTCGCAGCATGGGGGCCGTGCATTTTCATGCTGCTAcaggaggtgatggtggtggataAATGGCACAACAATTGGCCTCAGGGTCTTGCCACatatctctgtgcattcaaaCTGCAATCAATAAAATACCcctgtgtttgctgtttgaaCAACAGCTCTGGACAGTAGACTTTTTTCATTCATACACAACTTGCAACATCAGGGGCATTGTTGTTTGGATAAAACTGctcattttagagtggccttttattgtgaagagtccaaaacacacccatgcactaATCATGCTGTTCAAGCAGCACCTGTCAGATAGATGGATTATCTTGGTGAAGGAGAAGTGCTTACTAATATgaatttcaacacatttctgCTCAAAATCTgtgggaaaaaatgttttgtaaatggAAAAGTCTTTAATCGTTTACTTCAACttaaataataaagtaaagaCATGTGAAAACAAGACACTTTGATAAGAAGTAGGGGTTCAGACACTTAGCAGATAGTATTTAAAACATAAGTACACCaattccctctctgtctgcctttctTGTCTCTTTCCAGCTATCACTATTAAAAGTAAAGTTGAAATGGCAAAAAGAAAATAGCATAAAAAAGTTTATAGTTTCTTCCATAACAGATGGCAATTGCTGGGGTCAACCTAGAAGCTGGTAATAAGTTTTAACAGCGTAGAAAATACCATAACATCCACAGAAAGCTCTTAAACCACTGCTGCAGCATTATACTACTTCACTGTCTGTTAGTAAATGCAGCATGTTGCAAACACTTATCATTTCATGAATACTTGGATAAATCTCCTTGAAGCCTCAAAGCACCGCCAGAAGCAGCATATTCAGACAGCAGCCAAAGAAACTTTCAGGACATTCATTCCAGTTCCGTGAATATACTGTCAGACAGTTTATAAAGGGTTCAGTCTTGTTCAATACTCGTCTTTTTTCGCTGTTTTTACACAGAATTTCTGATCCAGTATGAAGACaaacttcaccaccatggccACTGGCACAATCTTACCGAGGTGCTTGGAACAAAGACGACAGCTCACCTCACGCTGTCGCCCTATGTCCACTACACCTTCAGAGTTCTGGCCCTCAACGCTGTCGGTTTCAGCCGGCCCAGTTTTGCCTCCAGAGTGTTCAAGACTGAAGCTGCAGGTACACACTCAGCAGCTTTCTGATAGTGGAGTTTTTGCTAGGAGTTTGATTCTGTAAATTAATTCTGTGCGTTCATGTTtcaataatacataaataatcaACAAATCGGCTGATATTTTCTGCATACAAATGATTCTGGTTATGACCGTTTTGTAAGTAAAAACACGATCTTTGTTGAATGCCTTGTTTCAGAAGCAAGTGAAAGGTTTTCCTTGGGATactgtttcattttttgttaattttctgtatgttttttttagctcCAGACGAGAACCCGACAGGCGTACATGGATTTGGAACAGAGCATGATAATCTTGTTATCTCATGGAAGGTAATTAACTTGTTTAAGGCTATCTTCTTCAAATCCTGAAGCATTCAGTGTTGGCCGAAGAGTACCATGAAACATTAAAGTTTCCCTGTATTATGAAGcataattttgttaatttggttttattagctttagtttttattctcacttttctcctcttttgttAACATCCACCAAACCATTTATATCATAATCTACAAGTCATGTGTGGAAGTATGAAGGTCTATTTAAAACTTTCTCCTCTGCAGCCCCTGACCAGCCTCCAGTCTAATGGTCCAGGGCTTCACTACAAGGTGATGTGGAGGCAGAAGACGGTGGACAGTGATTGGACCACAGTGACCGTGGCTAACACCTCCAAGTTTGTTGTGTCTGGAACGCCCACATTTGTTCCATATGAGCTAAAAGTTCAGGCTGTGAACGACCACGGGGCGGGACCCGAGCCTGCTATTGCCCACGGCTACTCAGGAGAAGACTGTGAGTTAGATGCACTCTGGAGACACTTATAAGATATACTATGTAAGATAATCTGGTGTGGTGCATTTGTAacatttactcatttatttagctgctgttgtgttgtgctCCTTGTCTATTGTACAGTGCCAGTAGCAGCTCCAGAAAATGTACAGGCGGTGGTGAGGAACAGCACTGTGGCTGATGTACACTGGGATCCTGTGCCCTCTAAATTAATACGGGGACATCTTAAAGGCTTTAAGGTAAAGAACAAAAGGCCACATACAGTGTAACACGCACACCACTCCCACCAACATTAATACACACTAAGCCCTTACTGTATACTTTGTCTTGTAGGTGTACTACTGGAAAGAACGcaacctgcacaaacacaatccCCATCACTCGGATCAGCAGGTCCTGACCTTCAGTGGGAACCACACCCACGGGATGCTGCCCGGTCTGCACCCCTTCAGCCTCTACTCATTCAATGTCAGAGTTTATAACGGCAAGGGAGAGGGCCCCGCCAGCCTCACCCAGCAGTTTGAGACACCTGAAGGAGGTAGGAGAAGGAatattttcttcctgtctttcttcctttctgttGTAttatatgaaaacacacatctgcatTGATATTCCTAACACTGATCCAAAATCTGAGTAGTAAAGACATGATTCACATCATCATTCCATTCCCAGTATGATTTTATAACTTCTGTACTGTAGCTTTACTTTGACAAACTCGTGTAAGGTTTCATGAttggtgtgttttctgcagTGCCTGGGCCTCCGACTTCCCTGATAGTCACCAACCCCAACCTGGACTCTCTAACCCTCGAATGGAATCCTCCTCATGTCCGTAACGGACGCATCACCGGCTACACCCTCAAATATCAGCCAGGTGAGTTTTCTTTCTTCTATAAGATAACAACTGAACTTTTACATCTTTGCGTAGTCAGTGTCATCTTCCTTCATGTAGTTTGTAGTTCCGTACGTCCTCCTTTTTCACGTCTTGTACGGTCATCCTCAGATACTCAGATCACAAAACAGTTTATAAAAATTAAGGATTAATGTAGTCTAAGAGCATTTCAAGCTAGATATTTTGCAACATAAATTAACAAATCAACTTTTGTCACCTTCTATTCCTGAACCCTACACCTCTGTGCTCCAAATGCTTTCACTTCCAACTTTTTCATCCATGACACTCCAACCCCATCTacgccccccccctcctcctcctcatactTCTATTCAACTTACTTCACTACTCCCATCCCCATCCCATTATTCTTGTCACCCATCCTCCACCC
This sequence is a window from Pagrus major chromosome 8, Pma_NU_1.0. Protein-coding genes within it:
- the LOC141000780 gene encoding neuronal cell adhesion molecule-like isoform X7, which translates into the protein MKPHSGTLVVDISRAKAEHYECVYQCTARNKHGTAVSSNIVVRQSRSPLWSKEKIKPIVVQEGVSLVLPCRPPVGLPPPIIFWMDNYFQKLPQSSRVSQSLNGDLYFANVLREDSRNDYICYARFPYTQTIQQKQPITVKVLNMDAINDTMAAFYNDTDLFSEEPADERKPTFLVPSGPSSSKTVLRGQVLEMECIAEGLPTPEISWSKVSGVLPAKRTSFLHYQRTLRIVNVSESDAGDYRCTGRNPLGSVHHTIHVTVKAAPYWISGTPRNLVLAPGENGVLTCRASGTPKPSITWAMNGIPIENSPKDPSRKVEDDTIIFTEVQTGSSAVYQCNVSNDYGYLLSNAFVNVLSEMPRVLTPANKVYQVIKNHRALMDCASFGSPIPKIEWFKGSRSSTLAGDPYIFHDNGTLEIQIAQANNSGKYTCVARNILGISENHIYLEVKEPTRILKQPEYKVVQRGRSVVFECKVKHDPSLIPTMTWLKDDGELPDDERLIVDSDSLTITDVTENDAGVYTCIMNTTLDHDSASAELTVVEATPTPAVVSEQPDPPTDLELTDQKKRSVQLTWTPGDEHNSPIQKFLIQYEDKLHHHGHWHNLTEVLGTKTTAHLTLSPYVHYTFRVLALNAVGFSRPSFASRVFKTEAAAPDENPTGVHGFGTEHDNLVISWKPLTSLQSNGPGLHYKVMWRQKTVDSDWTTVTVANTSKFVVSGTPTFVPYELKVQAVNDHGAGPEPAIAHGYSGEDLPVAAPENVQAVVRNSTVADVHWDPVPSKLIRGHLKGFKVYYWKERNLHKHNPHHSDQQVLTFSGNHTHGMLPGLHPFSLYSFNVRVYNGKGEGPASLTQQFETPEGVPGPPTSLIVTNPNLDSLTLEWNPPHVRNGRITGYTLKYQPVNNSNELGPVEELALPPNGTSFTLPNLKYSTRYKFYLNAKTVMGAGPAVSQEAITIMDEAVASRQVDIATQGWFIGLMCAIALLILILLIICFIQRNKGGKYPVKEKEDAHTDPEFQPMKDDDCTFGEYRSQESDNEDHKPLKGSRTPSNGTVKRDDSDDSLVDYGEGGDGQFNEDGSFIGQYSGKSASRDTAEGHESSEAPSPINAMNSLNSFV